One Synechococcus sp. PROS-9-1 DNA window includes the following coding sequences:
- a CDS encoding circadian clock protein KaiA, with translation MTRPALTIALLLRSPELESACCQWLPGNRYTPVDLGLEDSAVDVVSALEQQREAVDAVVIEQSLLQEQTREDLLARGLLFPAVVVGDLMGRVDYHPEEVHLPGDQVEQLGYNVDAAISRFLRHGQKDIRPEGGSAESDQVGVQPEGRVWKLTSRLQERLGYLGVFYKRDPSRFLANLPPHEQRELLQSLQRTYRDLLIGYFRDPAAANQALESFVNTAFFGDLPITQTVEIHMTLIDDFWKQLRFEGHKDDFLQDYRLALLDVMAHLCEMYRRSVPGDIPLVPAGSQRRQLQDSEVTL, from the coding sequence ATGACCAGGCCGGCACTCACGATCGCGTTGTTATTGAGGTCGCCTGAGCTCGAATCAGCTTGCTGTCAGTGGTTGCCAGGCAATCGCTACACCCCGGTGGATCTAGGACTGGAGGACTCAGCGGTTGATGTTGTTTCCGCTTTGGAACAACAACGTGAGGCTGTTGATGCTGTAGTAATTGAGCAATCTCTCCTCCAAGAGCAGACACGAGAGGACTTGTTAGCTCGTGGTTTGCTCTTCCCGGCCGTTGTGGTGGGCGACTTGATGGGGCGTGTTGATTACCATCCCGAAGAAGTTCACCTGCCAGGCGATCAGGTTGAGCAGCTTGGTTACAACGTTGATGCAGCGATTTCACGCTTTCTTCGCCACGGTCAGAAAGATATTCGCCCAGAAGGGGGATCTGCTGAATCGGATCAGGTGGGCGTGCAGCCGGAGGGACGTGTTTGGAAGTTGACGAGCCGCTTGCAGGAGAGGCTTGGATACCTCGGTGTGTTTTATAAGCGAGATCCCTCGCGATTCTTGGCCAATCTTCCGCCCCATGAGCAGCGTGAGCTGCTGCAGTCGCTGCAGCGCACTTATCGAGATCTGTTGATTGGTTATTTCCGTGACCCAGCTGCTGCCAATCAGGCTTTAGAGAGTTTTGTCAATACCGCTTTTTTTGGCGACTTGCCCATTACCCAAACCGTTGAGATCCACATGACTCTGATTGACGACTTTTGGAAACAACTCAGATTTGAAGGGCATAAAGACGACTTCCTTCAGGATTACCGCCTTGCACTGTTGGATGTCATGGCTCACCTCTGTGAAATGTACCGACGCTCAGTCCCTGGAGATATTCCCTTGGTTCCTGCTGGATCTCAGCGCCGTCAGCTTCAGGATTCTGAGGTGACCTTATGA
- the kaiC gene encoding circadian clock protein KaiC: protein MQISSSSGSPQMQVQKLPTGIEGFDDVCHGGLPIGRSTLISGTSGTGKTVFSLHFLHNGIADYDEPGIFVTFEESPLDILRNAASFGWNLQEMVEQDKLFILDASPDPDGQDVAGSFDLSGLIERINYAIRKYKAKRVAIDSITAVFQQYDAVFVVRREIFRLIARLKEIGVTTVMTTERIDEYGPIARYGVEEFVSDNVVILRNVLEGERRRRTVEILKLRGTTHMKGEFPFTMGAHGISIFPLGAMRLTQRSSNVRVSSGVPRLDEMCGGGYFKDSIILATGATGTGKTLLVSKFIEDACSNKERAILFAYEESRAQLMRNGTSWGIDFEQMEQDGLLKIICAYPESTGLEDHLQIIKTEISQFKPTRMAIDSLSALARGVSRNAFRQFVIALTGYAKQEEIAGFFTNTSEEFMGSHSITDSHISTITDTILLLQYVEIRGEMARAINVFKMRGSWHDRGIREFLITGNGPQIQDSFSNFERIISGVPHRVTMDERSELSRIARGVAPE from the coding sequence ATGCAGATTTCTAGCTCAAGTGGTTCCCCTCAGATGCAGGTCCAGAAGCTTCCGACTGGAATCGAGGGCTTTGATGATGTGTGCCATGGCGGCTTGCCAATTGGACGCAGCACCCTGATAAGCGGAACGTCCGGAACGGGTAAAACTGTTTTTTCCTTGCATTTCTTACACAATGGAATTGCTGATTACGATGAGCCCGGGATTTTTGTCACGTTTGAGGAGTCGCCACTCGATATTTTGCGTAATGCTGCAAGTTTTGGCTGGAACTTGCAGGAGATGGTGGAGCAAGACAAGCTTTTTATTCTTGATGCTTCACCGGATCCGGATGGTCAGGATGTGGCGGGCAGTTTCGATCTGTCTGGCCTGATCGAAAGAATTAATTACGCCATCCGAAAGTACAAAGCCAAAAGGGTGGCAATCGATTCGATTACGGCTGTCTTTCAACAGTACGACGCAGTGTTTGTTGTTCGACGGGAGATCTTCCGTCTGATTGCACGCTTGAAAGAGATCGGCGTCACCACTGTGATGACCACTGAGCGAATTGATGAATATGGGCCAATTGCGCGTTATGGCGTTGAAGAGTTTGTCTCTGACAATGTTGTGATCCTCCGCAATGTGCTTGAGGGCGAGCGCCGACGACGCACTGTTGAGATTCTCAAGTTGCGAGGCACCACCCACATGAAGGGTGAGTTTCCGTTCACGATGGGTGCCCATGGGATCAGCATCTTCCCTCTTGGGGCGATGAGGCTCACTCAGCGTTCATCCAATGTGCGCGTGAGTTCTGGCGTTCCGCGGCTCGATGAGATGTGTGGTGGCGGCTATTTCAAGGATTCAATCATCCTCGCGACCGGAGCGACGGGTACAGGAAAGACGCTATTGGTTTCAAAATTCATTGAGGACGCCTGCAGTAATAAAGAGCGAGCAATCTTGTTTGCCTATGAAGAATCACGTGCTCAATTAATGCGTAATGGCACAAGCTGGGGCATTGATTTTGAGCAGATGGAGCAAGATGGCCTTCTGAAGATTATTTGCGCCTACCCTGAGTCCACTGGTCTAGAAGACCACTTGCAGATTATTAAAACTGAAATCAGTCAATTCAAGCCAACGCGAATGGCGATTGACTCCTTGTCTGCGTTGGCACGTGGTGTAAGCCGCAATGCCTTTAGGCAATTTGTGATTGCCTTAACTGGGTATGCTAAGCAAGAAGAAATTGCAGGCTTTTTTACAAATACTTCTGAAGAATTTATGGGAAGTCATTCGATCACTGACTCCCATATCTCAACGATCACTGACACAATTTTATTGCTTCAGTATGTCGAGATACGTGGTGAGATGGCTCGAGCAATCAATGTTTTCAAGATGCGTGGATCCTGGCATGATCGCGGTATTCGAGAATTCTTGATCACTGGTAATGGACCACAAATTCAGGATTCATTCTCGAATTTCGAGAGAATCATTAGCGGCGTTCCTCACCGAGTAACGATGGATGAGCGAAGTGAATTGTCGCGTATTGCCCGTGGAGTTGCTCCAGAATAG
- the rpmA gene encoding 50S ribosomal protein L27: protein MAHKKGTGSTRNGRDSNSKRLGVKAYGGETVTAGSILIRQRGTSVMPGVNVGRGKDDTLFALIDGIVKFESIRRGLRNRKRITVAAAAQ from the coding sequence ATGGCCCACAAGAAAGGCACAGGCTCAACCCGTAACGGACGCGACTCCAACTCCAAACGTCTCGGCGTGAAGGCCTACGGCGGTGAAACCGTCACGGCTGGTTCCATTCTCATCCGCCAACGTGGCACCTCTGTGATGCCAGGCGTCAATGTTGGTCGTGGCAAGGATGACACCTTGTTTGCGTTGATCGACGGGATCGTCAAGTTTGAGTCGATCCGACGCGGACTTCGCAATCGCAAGCGCATCACTGTTGCTGCAGCTGCTCAGTAA
- the rplU gene encoding 50S ribosomal protein L21, which translates to MAETSSSSSQTTPETGSYAIVEASGQQFWVQPNRYYDLDRLHADVDAKITLDKVLLVKNGDDATVGKPYVQGASVELKVMAHRRGQKVIVYKMRPKKKTRRKNGHRQELTRVMVESISVGGKAIS; encoded by the coding sequence ATGGCAGAAACCAGCAGCAGCAGCTCACAAACCACTCCAGAGACAGGCTCGTACGCCATCGTCGAGGCCTCTGGTCAGCAATTTTGGGTGCAACCCAACCGTTATTACGACCTCGACAGGCTTCATGCCGACGTCGACGCCAAGATCACCCTCGATAAGGTGCTTCTGGTCAAGAACGGTGACGACGCCACCGTTGGCAAACCCTACGTCCAAGGCGCCAGTGTGGAACTCAAAGTGATGGCTCATCGTCGCGGTCAAAAAGTGATCGTCTACAAAATGCGCCCCAAAAAGAAAACACGCCGTAAGAATGGTCATAGACAGGAGCTCACACGAGTGATGGTCGAATCCATTTCCGTCGGCGGCAAAGCCATCAGCTGA
- a CDS encoding ATP-binding protein, with translation MSSGSAPASANSTTSSWAGSASSDTAAEQEGLWSGIRLWWAEFSLQTKLLAIATLVVSLMMTSITFFALNGIQRDAVMNDTRYARDLGLLLAGNVTELVAEGHDRELANVAEQFWRSSRSLRYIFFADPEGVVYLGIPISGNDADTRGDLRLNRRLELPSELRSRPKNPLVRQHLTPEGQVTNVFVPLIHEGRYLGVLALGVNPNDSALASASLTREVTVAVFISIWVLVILGAVFNALTITRPVKELLRGVRSIAAGDFQARIGLPVGGELGELLDGFNAMASQLQDYDAANIEELQAAQVKQASLIATMADGAVLLDEKGQIVLANPTARRLFRWEGRNLEGQDFLNAIPDLLAIELHEPLDGVLNQGRDSNDLRSSIGEPPRTLRFVLQAVREPSGENLKGIAVTMQDLTREVELNAAQSRFISNVSHELRTPLFNIKSYVETLYEMGDQLSEKDKQEFLGVANDETDRLTRLVNDVLDLSRLEAHPSVQFSELDLRPGLEQTLRSYQLNASDKQVELDLEASIDLPDILGNWDLLLQVLDNLVGNALKFSRSGSRIVLRAYAWPDSCWMAPLPEDSLEAPQCEMISPLPKLRVEVSDTGYGISEDKQQRIFERFYRVENAVHTEVGTGLGLSIVRGILEKHSSVIRMASEPDVGTTFWFDLPLAQSDQDEIKLQAERQSRYDQDEIELN, from the coding sequence ATGAGTAGCGGTTCGGCACCAGCTTCTGCGAACTCGACTACGTCCTCATGGGCAGGGTCAGCCTCTTCTGATACTGCAGCAGAGCAGGAGGGCCTTTGGAGTGGCATCCGCCTCTGGTGGGCCGAATTCAGCCTTCAGACCAAACTTTTGGCCATCGCCACGCTGGTGGTGAGCCTGATGATGACCAGCATCACCTTTTTCGCGCTCAATGGCATCCAACGTGATGCGGTGATGAATGACACCCGTTACGCCCGCGATTTAGGGCTGCTGTTAGCGGGCAATGTCACAGAGCTGGTGGCAGAAGGACACGACCGAGAGCTGGCCAATGTGGCCGAACAGTTTTGGCGTTCAAGCCGCAGCCTTCGCTACATCTTTTTTGCAGATCCAGAAGGCGTTGTTTACCTCGGTATTCCCATCAGTGGGAATGACGCTGACACCAGAGGAGACCTACGTCTCAATCGACGCCTCGAACTCCCTAGTGAACTGAGATCGAGGCCTAAAAATCCCCTCGTCCGTCAACATCTAACGCCTGAAGGGCAGGTCACCAATGTTTTTGTGCCCTTGATTCATGAGGGTCGCTATCTCGGCGTTCTCGCCCTCGGAGTGAATCCCAATGACTCGGCTCTTGCCAGTGCCTCCCTCACCCGAGAGGTCACCGTGGCCGTCTTTATTTCAATCTGGGTCCTGGTGATTCTTGGGGCTGTCTTCAATGCGCTGACCATCACCCGACCCGTCAAGGAGCTGCTCCGCGGCGTTCGCTCGATTGCTGCTGGAGATTTCCAAGCCCGTATCGGCCTCCCTGTAGGCGGCGAACTTGGGGAGTTGTTGGATGGATTTAATGCGATGGCCTCGCAGCTCCAGGACTACGACGCAGCCAACATCGAAGAGTTGCAGGCTGCCCAGGTCAAGCAGGCCTCGCTGATCGCAACGATGGCGGACGGTGCGGTCTTGCTGGATGAGAAAGGTCAAATTGTGTTGGCCAATCCAACCGCTCGACGCTTGTTTCGCTGGGAGGGACGCAATCTTGAAGGACAGGATTTTCTCAATGCGATCCCTGACCTGTTAGCCATTGAGCTGCATGAGCCTCTCGATGGAGTCCTGAATCAAGGCCGTGACAGCAATGATTTACGAAGCAGCATCGGGGAGCCGCCACGCACCCTGCGTTTCGTGCTCCAAGCCGTACGCGAACCCAGCGGAGAAAATTTAAAAGGAATCGCGGTGACGATGCAGGACCTCACCCGCGAAGTGGAGCTCAACGCGGCCCAGAGCCGCTTCATCAGCAACGTGTCGCATGAACTGCGCACTCCGCTGTTCAACATCAAGAGCTACGTCGAAACCCTCTACGAAATGGGGGATCAACTCAGCGAGAAAGACAAGCAAGAGTTTCTCGGCGTTGCCAATGATGAAACAGATCGGCTCACACGACTCGTGAACGATGTACTGGATCTTTCCAGACTCGAAGCCCATCCCAGCGTTCAGTTTTCTGAACTCGATCTCAGGCCTGGCCTAGAGCAAACCCTGCGCAGCTATCAACTGAATGCATCCGACAAACAAGTGGAACTAGACCTGGAGGCATCGATCGATCTGCCAGACATTCTTGGCAATTGGGACCTGCTCCTCCAGGTGCTGGACAATCTCGTTGGGAATGCTCTCAAGTTCAGCCGTAGTGGCAGCCGCATCGTGTTACGCGCCTATGCCTGGCCCGACAGCTGCTGGATGGCACCTCTTCCTGAAGATTCGCTTGAGGCACCGCAATGCGAAATGATTTCACCCCTTCCAAAATTACGGGTGGAAGTGAGTGACACGGGTTATGGAATCAGCGAAGACAAACAACAACGAATTTTCGAACGGTTTTATCGCGTAGAAAATGCGGTCCATACGGAAGTGGGAACTGGCCTTGGTCTCTCCATCGTGAGAGGCATTTTAGAGAAACACAGCAGCGTAATTCGCATGGCAAGCGAACCAGATGTAGGGACAACATTTTGGTTTGACTTACCTCTAGCCCAATCAGACCAAGACGAAATCAAACTGCAAGCTGAGCGACAAAGTCGCTATGACCAAGATGAGATCGAACTGAATTGA
- the purD gene encoding phosphoribosylamine--glycine ligase has translation MSISTTRPLSLPPLRNVLVVGGGGREQALAWAFRRCPEIEGIWISPGNAGTSDLEGCTPLAIAETDHEGMAAACSDHAIDLVVIGPEAPLAAGLADTLRGQGVAVFGPSAEGAQLEASKAWAKQLMQEAGIPTAGYWTVANEQDGLALLQQLQRPLVVKADGLAAGKGVTVANTVEETAAAIQEAFEGRFGRAGEQLVLEERLTGPEVSVFALCDGEDMVLLPPAQDHKRLLEGDQGPNTGGMGAYAPAPLLDQAGLEQAREQILEPTLAALRKRGILYRGVIYAGLMLTDEGPQVIEFNCRFGDPECQTLMPLMGPELARVLQACALGRLADAPALTQVKRCSACVVAAAAGYPVSPRKGDPIAVAFSPGPTNTDQRQLFHAGTRHSTEGVLETSGGRVLAMVAQAADFDQAFAKAYEGLMQVRYDGMQFRTDIGHQVRTPKLS, from the coding sequence ATGTCCATCTCCACCACCCGTCCCCTCTCGCTGCCACCGTTGCGCAATGTGCTCGTGGTCGGAGGTGGCGGACGAGAGCAGGCGCTGGCCTGGGCATTCAGGCGCTGCCCCGAGATCGAAGGCATATGGATCAGTCCTGGAAACGCTGGAACCAGCGATTTGGAAGGCTGCACTCCGCTGGCGATCGCAGAAACTGACCACGAAGGCATGGCTGCGGCGTGCAGCGACCATGCCATCGATCTGGTGGTGATCGGTCCAGAAGCCCCCTTGGCCGCTGGTCTGGCAGACACACTTCGAGGACAAGGCGTCGCAGTCTTCGGTCCGAGTGCGGAGGGTGCACAGCTCGAAGCGAGCAAAGCCTGGGCGAAGCAACTCATGCAAGAAGCCGGGATTCCAACGGCTGGCTACTGGACCGTGGCCAACGAACAGGATGGCCTCGCCCTTCTCCAACAACTGCAGCGCCCTTTAGTTGTGAAGGCGGATGGGCTCGCGGCGGGGAAAGGGGTCACGGTGGCGAACACCGTGGAGGAGACGGCCGCCGCCATTCAAGAGGCATTTGAAGGGCGCTTCGGACGAGCCGGTGAGCAGCTTGTCCTGGAAGAACGCCTAACCGGGCCAGAAGTCTCCGTGTTTGCCCTTTGCGATGGCGAGGACATGGTTTTGCTTCCGCCTGCGCAGGATCACAAACGACTTTTGGAGGGGGATCAAGGACCAAACACTGGGGGGATGGGGGCTTATGCACCGGCCCCCCTTCTCGATCAAGCGGGTCTAGAGCAGGCGCGCGAACAGATTCTGGAACCAACCCTTGCGGCTTTACGCAAGCGAGGAATCCTCTACCGGGGGGTGATTTATGCGGGTCTCATGCTGACTGACGAGGGGCCACAGGTGATCGAATTCAATTGCCGGTTTGGCGATCCTGAATGCCAAACCCTGATGCCTCTCATGGGGCCTGAACTCGCTCGAGTGCTCCAGGCCTGTGCGCTCGGACGTCTTGCAGATGCCCCAGCGCTCACACAGGTGAAGCGGTGCAGTGCCTGCGTGGTGGCGGCAGCAGCGGGATATCCCGTCAGCCCCCGCAAAGGCGATCCGATTGCGGTTGCGTTCAGCCCAGGTCCAACCAACACGGACCAACGTCAGTTGTTTCATGCAGGTACGCGACACAGCACTGAGGGGGTGCTGGAGACCTCCGGCGGCCGCGTTCTGGCGATGGTGGCTCAAGCAGCAGATTTCGATCAGGCCTTCGCAAAGGCCTACGAAGGATTAATGCAGGTCCGATACGACGGCATGCAATTCAGAACAGACATTGGCCATCAAGTGCGCACACCTAAGCTTTCTTAA
- the kaiB gene encoding circadian clock protein KaiB, which produces MSPRKTYILKLYVAGNTPNSMRALKTLRNILETEFKGVYALKVIDVLKNPQLAEEDKILATPTLSKILPPPVRRIIGDLSDRERVLIGLDLLYDELIDNDLSSSLMDALDVPDVEEADS; this is translated from the coding sequence ATGAGCCCGCGCAAGACTTATATCCTCAAGCTTTATGTGGCTGGCAATACGCCGAATTCGATGCGTGCACTCAAGACTCTTCGCAATATTCTTGAAACGGAATTTAAGGGTGTCTATGCCTTGAAGGTCATTGATGTCTTGAAAAATCCTCAGCTTGCAGAAGAGGACAAAATTCTGGCAACGCCCACGTTGTCCAAAATTCTTCCCCCTCCTGTGCGTCGGATTATTGGTGACCTTTCTGATCGCGAACGAGTGCTGATCGGACTTGATCTTCTTTACGATGAGCTTATTGACAACGACCTCAGCTCTTCCCTGATGGATGCGTTGGATGTCCCGGACGTCGAGGAGGCAGATTCTTAA
- a CDS encoding Nif11-like leader peptide family natural product precursor produces the protein MSKSQLHAFIDRARSDEQFRSRLSSMNPKQIIEFAAESGFQFSDEIKGRFINRWKGVYFCPQAIEVGILCPGLVPPGYKNLLHYSQSTCSSSNLKEEEHDFRAGGVY, from the coding sequence ATGTCTAAGTCTCAATTACATGCATTTATTGATCGAGCACGTAGTGACGAACAATTTCGTTCTCGGCTCTCATCAATGAATCCAAAACAGATCATAGAGTTTGCAGCAGAGAGTGGATTTCAGTTTTCAGATGAAATCAAAGGGAGATTTATCAATCGATGGAAAGGAGTTTATTTTTGCCCTCAGGCTATTGAGGTTGGAATCCTATGTCCAGGATTAGTGCCACCTGGCTATAAAAATCTTCTTCACTATTCTCAATCTACGTGCAGTTCTTCAAACCTTAAGGAAGAAGAGCATGATTTCAGGGCCGGCGGTGTTTATTAG
- a CDS encoding AraC family transcriptional regulator: protein MKARKAKEYVFSNLLGMETYCKNHYNEYYSTSNFSCNITQLSKGELQTSSICAPINNVHLEIFKSNQTLLYEEEANQNSIAFCWINNQGIKPSSNTIISGHKMKDLSIAGFNRLNKTGGNTWDIVGANTLLCCMSLKWKILKEKIDEMNAYNAYARIEECIGIDSKSTASYQLKNLFEKHFTKGITTASGFYDLAIATLEDSCEQQNQITERSDSTELIEDLVKLLHEDRPGLPPLTIGEITKYLNSEQESVGQACRSTFNMNILDLIKSIRLEQVKKSYLNPHVPRGLKQFTKQHNALYYGFKNWDSFQRLYFRTFLESPEDTIDKASKMSVLVSDLRRGSMS, encoded by the coding sequence ATGAAGGCAAGGAAGGCAAAAGAATATGTTTTCAGCAACTTGCTTGGAATGGAAACATATTGCAAGAATCATTATAATGAATATTACTCCACTTCAAATTTTTCTTGCAATATCACCCAGCTAAGCAAAGGTGAATTGCAAACAAGTTCGATCTGCGCTCCGATCAATAATGTTCACCTTGAAATTTTCAAGTCAAATCAAACATTGCTTTATGAAGAAGAAGCTAATCAAAATTCCATTGCATTTTGTTGGATAAATAATCAAGGCATAAAGCCCAGCAGTAATACCATTATTAGTGGTCATAAGATGAAGGATTTGAGCATTGCTGGATTTAATCGCTTAAATAAAACCGGAGGTAACACATGGGATATTGTCGGGGCCAATACCCTCCTCTGTTGCATGAGTCTGAAGTGGAAAATATTGAAAGAAAAAATTGATGAGATGAATGCTTATAATGCATATGCGAGGATTGAAGAATGTATCGGTATCGATTCAAAGAGTACTGCTAGTTATCAGCTTAAGAATTTATTCGAAAAGCATTTTACGAAGGGAATCACCACAGCTAGTGGATTTTATGATTTAGCCATTGCGACTTTGGAGGATTCTTGTGAGCAACAGAATCAGATCACCGAGAGATCTGATTCGACTGAACTGATAGAGGACCTTGTTAAATTATTGCATGAAGATAGACCAGGCTTGCCACCCTTGACGATTGGAGAAATTACCAAATACTTGAATTCTGAGCAGGAATCTGTAGGTCAAGCATGTAGATCGACCTTTAATATGAATATTCTTGATCTGATTAAAAGTATACGTCTAGAACAAGTCAAGAAGTCCTATCTAAATCCACACGTTCCCCGTGGCTTAAAGCAATTTACCAAACAGCATAATGCTTTATATTATGGCTTCAAAAATTGGGATTCTTTTCAACGTCTTTATTTTAGGACTTTCCTAGAGAGTCCTGAAGACACAATTGATAAAGCAAGCAAGATGAGTGTTCTTGTTTCTGACTTGCGTAGAGGAAGTATGTCATGA
- a CDS encoding high light inducible protein, whose product MTDQTTSRFGFVDFAETWNGRLAMIGFVIGLGTELLTGQGILSQIGF is encoded by the coding sequence ATGACCGATCAAACAACATCCCGATTCGGCTTCGTTGACTTTGCCGAGACATGGAATGGACGCCTCGCCATGATCGGGTTTGTCATAGGCCTTGGGACAGAATTGCTCACAGGTCAAGGAATTCTGAGCCAAATAGGTTTCTAA
- a CDS encoding HEAT repeat domain-containing protein — translation MAERFDVLVQGMSESDALKLLLENTLNVQRPADRYFAATRLGLSATEESFELLLHAVEKLSIDELYDRITRRKSIEALGRRKDVRAIPTLVGVLKCTDSEAVINAITSLIRIGWEPLPIDIDLLLALLNGEVTQMRAVVQAHTRLKIRNPKSQSVIYELCSHESVLVSGAARAYQARIYGRVDLLDPLVPQLTDLVAGKRRSAVIDLGDAGDECRLPDLVRAPVSMSLRAKSFFDIVDVNNSISTSKNHSLLEQLLTDNPQYLNFKAEWHCDMDAAEIERNLSHRDEARQYGAALSLMTIDSKSCLEIVDSMQERLWSDYVTHYYLTCIIGLRKFHQKSDLVRAALSETTPQYTKSRIAAAWACLELELYDQMELIYELSESAFWRPLRWTCQQVLARLIEKQQLDYQH, via the coding sequence ATGGCTGAAAGATTTGATGTTCTTGTCCAAGGGATGAGTGAAAGTGATGCGTTAAAGCTCTTGTTAGAGAACACCTTAAATGTTCAAAGACCTGCAGATCGTTATTTTGCAGCCACCAGGCTTGGCTTGAGTGCCACTGAGGAATCATTTGAGTTGCTTCTGCATGCTGTTGAGAAGCTTTCTATTGATGAATTGTATGACAGGATAACGCGTCGAAAATCTATTGAAGCACTAGGAAGGAGAAAAGATGTGCGAGCAATACCAACTTTAGTTGGTGTTTTGAAATGTACTGACAGCGAGGCTGTTATTAATGCAATTACCTCCTTGATCCGGATTGGTTGGGAGCCACTCCCTATTGATATTGATCTACTCTTAGCACTTTTGAATGGTGAGGTTACGCAGATGCGTGCAGTTGTTCAAGCTCATACCAGGCTGAAAATTAGGAACCCAAAATCGCAATCCGTTATCTATGAGCTTTGTTCTCATGAGAGTGTCTTGGTTTCTGGTGCAGCACGTGCATATCAGGCAAGGATATACGGTAGAGTTGATCTTTTAGATCCACTAGTTCCACAACTTACCGATTTGGTGGCCGGCAAAAGACGTTCGGCTGTGATTGACTTAGGTGATGCTGGTGATGAATGCAGACTTCCAGATTTGGTGCGTGCACCAGTCTCTATGTCCCTAAGGGCAAAAAGTTTCTTTGATATCGTTGATGTTAATAACTCAATTTCCACTTCAAAGAATCACTCGCTTTTAGAGCAACTTTTGACTGACAATCCTCAATATCTAAATTTCAAAGCTGAATGGCATTGTGATATGGACGCTGCCGAAATAGAGAGGAATCTGAGTCATAGGGACGAAGCGCGTCAATATGGGGCGGCATTAAGCCTAATGACTATCGATTCTAAGAGTTGTCTTGAAATTGTTGATAGTATGCAAGAAAGACTTTGGTCTGATTACGTCACACACTATTACCTTACATGCATTATTGGTTTGCGTAAATTTCACCAAAAAAGTGATTTGGTGCGAGCTGCTCTTTCAGAAACCACTCCTCAATATACAAAGTCGAGAATAGCTGCAGCTTGGGCTTGTCTTGAACTTGAACTCTACGATCAAATGGAGCTAATCTACGAACTTTCTGAATCTGCTTTTTGGAGACCACTTCGCTGGACGTGCCAACAAGTTTTAGCACGTTTGATTGAAAAACAACAGCTTGATTATCAGCACTGA
- a CDS encoding helix-turn-helix domain-containing protein — MKIKFAYTDPLQLSETLQEYGQVTRITQLESGEGSYSMAHKNSSSMAIAEISASKPLLYEGWGTSWSVDFNWITPMRKANYPFGYCEGFSMNDNSLGGFNTFNSKPGDSWGKYSESCSSTACMLDKKILLDKLQECKASHAIENLNHAMGLAIDHEAFSQLRRLTRRDLAKEISNPSKYYDLMTICLEEGSRRLFKKKQAKNQRLLGEIVDLSHDPYKMSSPMSLSEVCQHLNVGQASLYRACQDTFGMGIIEMMTQVRLEEARRSMIYHTTTSTCDNNTIREIAIRFGFKHQGRFSRRYFTSFGELPSQTLKRATLL, encoded by the coding sequence ATGAAAATCAAATTCGCCTATACAGATCCATTGCAATTATCTGAGACTCTTCAGGAATATGGTCAAGTTACAAGAATTACTCAGCTTGAAAGTGGTGAAGGTAGTTATTCTATGGCGCATAAAAATTCTTCTTCTATGGCTATAGCCGAGATCAGTGCATCAAAACCCCTTTTATATGAGGGATGGGGCACAAGTTGGTCTGTTGATTTTAATTGGATAACACCAATGAGGAAGGCAAATTATCCTTTTGGTTACTGCGAAGGTTTTAGTATGAACGATAATAGCCTTGGAGGTTTTAATACTTTTAATTCAAAACCAGGTGATTCATGGGGGAAATATTCTGAGTCATGTTCCTCTACGGCATGCATGTTAGACAAGAAAATATTGCTTGATAAACTTCAAGAATGTAAAGCAAGTCATGCCATTGAGAATTTAAATCATGCTATGGGCTTAGCGATCGATCATGAAGCATTCTCCCAATTGCGTAGACTTACTCGAAGGGACCTTGCTAAAGAAATTTCAAATCCTTCTAAATACTATGATTTGATGACTATATGTCTCGAAGAAGGAAGTCGTAGATTGTTTAAAAAGAAACAGGCAAAGAATCAGCGTTTGCTTGGTGAGATTGTTGATCTTTCTCATGATCCTTATAAGATGAGTTCTCCAATGTCTTTGTCAGAAGTTTGCCAGCACTTGAATGTAGGCCAAGCTTCTTTATATAGGGCATGCCAAGATACCTTTGGCATGGGAATTATTGAGATGATGACACAGGTAAGGCTTGAGGAGGCTAGAAGGTCGATGATTTATCACACTACGACCTCAACTTGTGATAATAATACTATTCGGGAAATAGCGATTCGTTTTGGCTTTAAGCATCAAGGTAGATTTTCGAGAAGATATTTTACTAGTTTTGGAGAGTTGCCAAGTCAAACGCTTAAACGCGCCACCCTTTTGTGA